The nucleotide sequence aacCCAGGTCACAATCCATTAAGGGAAgcccaaggcagaaactcaaaccaggcaggaatctggatgcaggagctgatgcagagattaTAGAGGGGTGTTGCCTACTGGCTTGCAcggtctgctttcttatagcacgcTGGACAGCCAGCCCACAGTAGTACTACCtacaatgggttgggccctcccttgtcaatcactaagaaaatgctctgTAGACTTTTACAGCCCAGTTTCATGAAGTCATTCCTTTCGAATGAGGTTCCCATCTCTCAgataacataaaactagccaggacactcTCCAAATGCACCGCAGCCCCAACACACCACCctctcttccaaaaaaaaagacaacaaagatTTATATCTCAGCTATGGAGGCTCTAAATTCCAGATTAGAACAAGGGCAGGACAGGTTCCATGGCTTTCCCACCACCACAGATGGGTGTCTTCTTACATGCCTCACATGGTGAAGAgtgttcctcttttctttttttttttttttgtttttttttgagacagggtttctctgtggttttggagcctgtcctggaactagctcttgtagaccaggctggtctcgaactcacagagatccgcctgcctctgcctcccaagtgcgagTGTTCCTCTTTtcgtttctttcctttttttttttcaaaacagggtttctcacatGGGTGAataatatttctcttttcatttcttcctttctttttcttttttttgtactttgagacagggactctgtCGCTGTCCTGGGACattatctgtagaccaggctggcctcacactcacagagaaggctgccaccaccacccagctcatttctttcttttctttctttctttctttggtttcttttttcttttttttggtttttcgagacaggatttttctgtagctttggaacctgtcccagaactagctcttacagaccaagctggcctcgaactcacagagatctgcatgcctctgcctcccaccactgcccaactgccCCTGGaacttttttataaatatttatttattatgtatacaatattctgtctgtatgtctgcaggccagaacagggcaccagacctcattccagatggttgtgagccaccatgtggttgctgggaattgaactcaggacctttggaagagcaggcaatgctcttaaccactgagccatctctccagccccctggaactTTTTATCCAAGAGAATATATAAATTgttgggttggggagatggttcatctttttttctttttctttttttttttggtttttcaagacagggtttctctgtggttttggagcctgtcctggaactagctcttgtagaccaggctggtctcgaactcacagagatccgcctgcctctgcctcccgagtgctgggattcaaggcgtgggccaccaccacctggcttcttttttttttcgaggcaggtgtgtagctttgtcctggaactctctgtagaccaggctgccctcaaactcatctCATTTTTTAACAtaatccttttttttattgattctgtgggaatttcacatcatgcaccccaatgcTACTCATTTTCATCTCTTCATATCCACTCTTCACCCTTGTAGTGTACCTCccaaaaggaaattttaattaatcaataataattaatacaaaccaaagaaaaaaaaagcaaaagaaaaccacCACAAAAATCCCACTTTACTCCTCTATCTTTCCCAAATCTCCATCCCCTCTTCATCCATCTTACTGTCcttgggagctgcagtgtgtcgCACAGTGGACCCTcttgtccaaacagctttacttgcaaatgttcattgtgtaaTGAGTTGTTAGGTTGGTCAAGGCGTCTGACTTCTGGTACACCATCCATACCACCCTGCTCTGATGTTCCGCTCAGATATCCTACTGATACTCCAAGCCATGGAGATGCTTTGACTGTGGTTACAAACGATGTGTTCCAGGTCATGCATGTAGATCTTGGGCTGGGTCAACTCAAATCCAGGATTGTGCCTGGGTGGCAGTGGGACGGCTCATCTCTTAAAGTGCTTGTGGTACAAGCAAAGGGAcaagagtttggatccccagaatccacataaatgCTGGGTGGGTATGATGGCTCCTTTGTCATCCCAGCCTCAGAATTTGGAGACAGTCCCCAGGGCAAGATGGTGGTGAGATGAGACAtatcagcaagctctgggtttgattgagaaatcctgcctcaaagaataaacTGGGAGAATAAGGAAGATTCCCCAAACCCACTTCAGGCCTCCACACTATACCTAGACACATGTGCAtccacacattcaaacacacacataccacactcatatacatatgtgtgtgtgtgtatacactgttgtcaaacacacacataccacactcatatacatatgtgtgtgtatgtatacactgTTGTCAAACACTGCATTCTGTCTTTTGTTCTAAATTTATTATGACTGGAAAAATCCACCAATTTAATATGCTATTCTACTGCATCTAGCAATCAATACATAGAAAAAGGCCTTCAAAACTTTACCTTTTCTAATACACATTTAAGttgcaatttttcttctttttattgtagTAAAAATGATGTAACTAAAAGCCACAGGTAATAAGCATACAATTTGATATACTGGCAGATCTTTTTCCATAGAGCCTTTATAGCATAGTCTGTCCATAATACATGGTTCTACAACATCATGAAATTTCTTTGTAGTCTTTTCCTTATTGCTTCAACCCCAAAGAATTACTACCATTTTGCTTTCTAACaccatagatttttttcttacctaCACTTTAAACAAATAGAATGATATAACATGTGCTACTGATCATGTCTCTTTCTTTCAACAcgttaaattttattgtttttaaatgtttgttttaaaataatgaaataaaagttgTGATCTGATTTTCAGTCAACCAGGCTcctacatgtaaaaaaaaatccaccaaaagATGatactaattttatttgtttattttattttatttttttaaagatttatttattatgtatacaacattctgccccaATGtttgcccacacgccagaggagagCACCAGATTTCAGTAcaaaaggttgtgagccaccatgtggttgctgggaattgaactctggacctctggaagaacagccagtgctcttaacttctgagccatctctccagactccttatttgtttatttttaaattgttttatcaGACAAGGTCTTCTGTAACACGGGCTGGAACGTGCTGTggagctgagaatgaccttgaactcttgatcctcctgcctttaccctatctgctgggattacaggtttgtactgTGTCCATCTATGAAAAACACAAACTGTACAACAATTAAGACAAATTAAGACAGTCTTctggctgagcagtggtggtgcacagctttaatccgagcacttggggggcagaggcactcagatctctgtgagtttgaggccagcctggtgtacagagagaggtctgtgacaaccagggctacacagggaaatcttgtcttgaaaaaaacaaccaaaaacaaaaaacgaaaacaaacccaaaacaaaacaacaagaataaaaattGGAATGAACTGCAGGACGAGAGCCAGGGAGGCCTTGTGCTGAGCTGCAGAGGCTCCTGGTCCCACTCAAGGATGTGACTGGCTTGTTTGGAGGTCTGCTATCAGGCTTAAGTTTGATTGAGGGGAGCACTTTCTTTAGCAATCCCTGTGGGAACACAGTGGGGAAGGGAGCTTGCTGACTGATGTTTGAGGCCCTCCTCTCTTCCAGTTTCTCTTATTTACATTCCCCATAATGGCTTTAACGTTATCCATCTCATCACTCCCAGGGATATTTCCAGTCAGACAAGCCCAGGACACATCCCAGCTCTATCAATCATTGGGTCAGCTAGGCAACTGAGGGTGGGGAGGTATCTGAACTCCAGAAGATTTAAACGGGTAgtgtggaggaagaaaaaggtgAGGCTATCATGAGGACTGTTTAAGATTAcagaaagaggggctggagagatggctcagtggttaagtgcattgcctgctcttccaaaggtcctgagttcaattcccagcaaccacatggtggctcacaaccatctgtaaagaggtctggcgccctcttctggccttcaggcatacagctGGAATAGCTTAGCCCAAGGAAAAGATGAGTGGTTATTACAGCAGCGGCCACCTGGTAAGTGTAGAGGGCTAGGTGTGAGCTGGgtggcgtggtggcacacacctgtaatcccaccattCAGAAGGTGTAGTAGGCAGGTGAGGATCTGGGCTACATGAATTCTTGCCAAGAAAAAAcctccaaacaacaaaacaacaacaaaaagagggtcaggtgtagtggtgcacacatctgtaattaaGATGCCACCaatgatgggtggtggtggcacacatctttattcccagcacttaggaggcagagaaggtggatctctgagtttgagcacagcctggtctatagagtgagttccaggacagccaaggctacacagagaaactctgtctccaaaagaagaaagaaattcatcAAGGATCAAGAACTTAAGGCAGAGGGCTGAAGATATGGAGTTGTGGTCAGCACTTGCTGACCCTGCAGGCGACtttggttcagttcctagcaccaaaatggctctagtttcaggggattttATTCTCTCTTATGACCTCTGCAGACAGTGCGTGCATATGgttcacacagacataaaaaagaCTAAGGGCAAgctagacagtggtggtgcacactaatcccagcactcaggaggtagaggcaagcggatctctgtgaattcaaggccacccaggtctacagagtgagttccaggacagcggggttattacacagagagaaactctgtctcaaaaaacagaacaaaacaaaacaaagcaaacaaaaacaaacaaaaaacacaaaaacaaagcaaaacaacaacaacaaaaaactgaggGCAGGCTTGGGCCTTATGGAGAGATCATCTCAGCTCTCCTCAGAAAACAATGAGAAGAGCAGATTCTGGAAGTTGCTATAGGGAAAACTTAATGAATAGCGAAGGGATTTAAGGAATGCATGAAAATTCAAACCATTCATGACCAGGTGCAGGAAGAACAGGGAAGGCATACATCCTCTGGACATGAAAGAAGAGGCACATAGGAGCAGCTAGGAGGCACTCTGAGCAAGCATTTCAATAATGTTCTGCCCtgtgggactgcagagatggctcagcagttagaagccTTGATGTGAAGTCATGAGGAGCAGAGTTCAAGTTCCAGCACTGGAGTTTGAATCCCAGTGCGAACATCAACAGATGAATAGGTAGAGAGCCTGATACCCTCTGCTGGTCTCCATGTGTGTgcgcgctcgctctctctctctgtagagaGCCTGATACCCTCTGCTGGTCTccatgtgtgttctctctctctctctctctctctctctctctctctctctctctctctctctctctctctctcacacacacacacacacacacacacacacacacacggaggaaggaaggaaggaactgcaGAGCAGTGAGCAATAATGGACAGTGTTGAAAACCCAAGTTTCTAGAAGAAACTTTAATATGCCCATCTCtagaatttatttgtttatttatttatttatttttgagacaaaatctcactacatagctcctgtctgtcctggaacacactatggaaaccagtctgacctcaaattaacagagatctgcctacaaCACCGAATCCTGCTCCATATTTCTAGATCTGAAAATGAAAAGTCTTTAGAGTCTTCGCCCAgctgatggtgcacacctttaatcccagcacgcaggagacTGATGCTGGAGAGCTACAGGGAGTTTGCGCTCAGCCTGGACTTTATAGCTAGACtatctcaaacacacatacagagaattTAAAAGTACCAACCTGGGTTTGGTGGTACAAGCCTATagttccagcacccaggaagctgagacaggaggatcaccagttAGAGACCAGCCTCTACTACACAAGGTGGGCcccgtctcaaacaaaataaaatctcctGCCTCACCATCTGACCTAAAGATGGTGATCACCCTGGAATATATAAGGCCCCCCCATGTCCTGCAAGTGGAAATCAATGATCCAACGAGGAAAAGAACTGCCCGCTGCTGAAGATGGAAGAAGAAACCGTGAGTCAAGGGCCTCGGGTGACCTCTGCACCTCCCAGGGGGAGCCTGCCACCCTACTAGCACCTTTGTTCTAGTGAGATCTATTTCAGATTTTGATGCtgaaaaattagtaaataaatgttttgagCCACATAGTTTACAGACATAGTTAATAGGACACCATGCACGGACAAATCATGAGTGACTGTCCGGAGGGTCACAGTTCTCTGGGCAGCAGGGAGCTGCTCTTTGCCCTCCAGTTTAATGATGAACCGACAGGTCGTGTGGGGTGTAGGGGTCATGCATGGCCTGAGGCAACCATGTGTTGTCTAACTTCTCAGAAGCTACTCACGTTCTCTCACATTCCCCAAGGAAAGTCCTTTATTGTTCATCCAAGTCCAGGTTCAGGAATTCAAAGACCAGGGAGGTGGCAAGCAGTGCGTGGGGTCAGGCAACTAGGCAGGCTGGAGCGAAGTGGCTAATTGAAGTGTCTGGCTCAGCTGCCCTGTGGTTCCCGTGGCTCGTCAGCCACACACAAGGCTGTTCTTTTGATCAGTGGAAGCTGGAAGTTAGAATTCTTCCtcaaagcctttaatcccagcactcgggaggcagaggcaggcggatctctgggagttcgagactagcctggtctacagagctagttccaggacaggctccaaagtcacagagaaaccctgtctcgaaaaaaaaaaaaaagaattcttcctCAGAAATTCTAGTTATAGACATAACTTACATTAAAAACCTGGCACGTTAGTTGAGGGTCACATGCAAGAGGATGAAAAggcagctgtggttttctgtaccTTCCACGGAgacttctttctcctggtcactgcAAGAAGAAACCTAAGGCAATTTCTGAGAATTACGAAGCAGGGAGCTCTCTTCCCTTGCCGAAGCCGGACCCCAGGACCCCAGCCGTGGATTAGTACCGTCTGACCTGGCTGGCTCCATAAAGCAGGGACAGAAAGTGAACAGCCTCTTCTCATACTGGGTGGTCTGGCGTTGGACAGGGGATCTtcttggggttcctgactcactTGGGGTGCCCCAGAGCCCCTCCTCTTGGCTGGAGGGCTGATGGATCTTCCTATGAATGATCAGCTGAAACTTCCAGTCAAAACTGCACCCACAGTCCCGGCAGAAGTGGAGCCGCTGGCCTGCAtgactctctctttttttttaatatttatttatttatcatgtatacaatattctgtctgtgtgtatgcctgcaggccagcagagggcaccagaccccattacagatggttgtgagccaccatgtggttgctgggaattgaactcaggacctttggaagagcaggcaatgctcttaacctctgagccatctctccagcccgacctGCATGACTCTTGCGGTGGATGACCAGCTGTGACTTCCAGCTGAAGCTGCGCCCGCACTCCACGCATGCATAGCCCCGAAGGCCAGTGGAGTGCCCAATGGCTGGCTCCCGGTGCACCTGTGGTGGCCTTTCCAGGCCTGACCCACTCAGGTGTGTGCGATGGTGGATGACGAAAACAGACTTCCAATCGAAGCTGAGGCCACACTGCTCACAAGTATACAGCTTCCGAGGTGCAGGCCTAGCAGGGGCTTCCAGCAGCGGTGAGGGAGATAAGGCTGAAGGGTCCTTACAAGGGCTCTGGGTCTCATCACTTGGAGAGGATGTGCAGGCTTGAACAAGCCCTGGACCTGCAATGGCTCCCACTTCTGGGAGATGTCTCCTGAGGGACTCCGGTCCTGTGGCATGAGCTGGCCTCAGCTCAGACTCAACTTGCACATCTGGCTCTAACAGCGGCAGGCTTGCTGGGGTGGGGAAAACGTTCATTTGGGGGCTTGGTCACACGGGGACTTGCACAGAAGAATGGGGGTGGGTACCTCCTGGTAGGAGAGATGCAACCAGATGCTGGGTCACTGCACCCTGGAGCCCCAGTGGGGGCCTAGCGCATGCAGGGAGGCACGTGGAGGATGGGGCAGGGAAGACAGGGCAAAGAGCCATTGAACCTCACCCTGGGACACCACTGTGCcgtacttctccagcatcacgcCCCAGTACAGCTCTTTTTGTGATGAGTCCAACAGGCCCCACTCCTTCTGCAAGGATGTAACCAGTCACCGCCTCTCCCTCCCAGCCTCACATCCTATCCATCACTCAGTGGGTGACAGGCTACCTACTCTCCAACTGCAGCAGGCTAAGGACCAAGTCAGACTGGGTCAGCTTTCATCTGTCACCTGTCCTCTCCGTGGCCTGTCTCAGTGATGGCCAGACATTGTGGGTGGGTTTTCAACAGGTCACTAAACTGTGCAGGCTGTGCTGGCAGGAGAGTAAGAGGCCAGGCGACTACCAGGATTCAGTCACTTCCTGTCAAGACTGGTTAACAAAACTGAAACTTCCTTGGGGTGAGAAATTTCTTCTTTTGGCCTTTATTGGGGTGTGTACGTGTGAGACTGGGTCtgagtagcccaggttggcctcaaactcactctgtagctgaggatgactttaaactcctgactttcctgtctctacctcctgagctctgggattatgGGTGAGCAGTACCAtccccagtttatgcagtgctggggatacagcctaggaccttgtgcatgctaggcagatactctaccagctgagctacattcccaaaaacctttatttgttttgttttgttttattttattttatttagaaagaggGTGAAGGAGCCAGGCATGGCAAGAAACACCTTTGATCCCtgtgctcagaggcagaggcaggcatatttctgtgagtttgaggccagttctaggacagtctgAGCTGTgtagagagatgctgtctcaaaacaaatgtaacaaaacaaaagcaaaaaggttAGGGCAGGATAACACCAAGGTTAAGATAATGAGGAATTTCAGGACCCTGAAGACTTGAGGAGGCAACCATGATAGAGAAGGCTCGGGAGTTTTGTGCCAGCTGGTTTAGGCAAGGTCTGAAGAGGGTGAATTTGGTGGCAGGACGGGGGCTTACCTATAACAGCCTTCCCAAGCAAAGAATTCCTTGCCTAAAAGATCTACCTTCTTCCCTGCCCTAAGATCTGCCATATAGGTCTTTGGTATGTTGGAAAAAATAACCCCAAAGCAAatctggaggaaaaggaagtgaatgCCACAGACAGGTACATCTATAGGTGATGCTGGCTGGAAGTGAGAACACCAGAGAGGGATCCTAGAGGGGTTTCTTAATCTTGAAGCACAACTTAACTAGATATCCTATTGAGGAAGGGCGCTCCCACCCAAGTGGAGGGGCTCAGGAACAGAAAGAACCTGGAGAGGCCAAGATCCCTACTCCCACTCCACATTAACTATGCACACTCAGGTGAGGGGCTTTACACTAAGGTTCCAGGTCACTGAACTTTGAGAAGAACAGTAGAAGGGACTTGAGGCATGCTCAGGGAGAATGTCTTGATCTGCTTTCAGGAATACAGGAATCCTGCAGTGGCAATCTCCTTTCCACCTGCATACACAACAGCTGGCCCATGGCCCCTGGGTATTGCAAGCCTCTCCAGTAACTGGCTTCTCTGGAGGCAAGTAAGCCATGTCCACCAGTTCTGGCCACTCTGGACCAGGCATGAACCTCAGGCCTAAATCTTTTCCAATGAGAGACTACCAGTCTAGTCTTCAGCTCTCAAGACCTGCTGGGAGGGAAGTTATTTACTACTCAGAagtagtaaaacaaaacaagacacaggAGTCACTGGCAGAGGAGCCTACAAAACCACAGGGCAGAACACAACCATAATACACTTCCCCTCCCACAGCCATGGCCTGATTTTCCTGCTGGAGGCTGCTTACCTGGATCCTTCCTGGATGGAAGGCTGTGGAGGCTGGTTCCTGGTGTCCAAGATGTCCCTCAGGCTTCTGGGCTGGAAGGAGAGGGCTTGGGGATACTGAGAAAGATAGGCAGATGGGAAAGAATGTCAAGCTGCATTGGCCTTGGCCTGCCTCTGTCACATGACATAGTGGGAGGTCAGCCTTGTCTCGTTGCTCCATAGGAATCCAGCTATATAGTTTCTCCAGGGTCCCCATCGCAGCTGCGGACATCCAGACTTATTTCAGGAGTCTCAACCCTGACACAACCTCTCTTAGGCTATCCcgccccacaacacacacacccagggaTTTGAAATTTTGATGCTGCATCCTCTCACCCATCTCCTGTCCATCAGCATTGGCTTCCTCCTTCACACCGCAATTGATCTGGGTAGCTCTGTCTAACCCCACATCCTGTGCCGCCCCTGCAGGACCTGCCTCAGAGGACTCTGTTGCTACTGAGAGGTGGTGGCTCTCTGAAGACTCCTTTGTCTTCTGGACTGTAAGAAGCACCTTTGGCTTCAGGATGTGGGCTGTGATCTGAAGAGAAGCATGTCACAGGGGTTCTACCTCCAATCTATCCCGCTAAGAAGCTGACGTCATTACACTCACCCAGCTCAGCAGCTGCCCAGGATCATGCTGCAGCTCCTCAACCAGGGCTGCAGCCTCCTCAGGGCTTCTTGGCTGCTGCCCTCGCACCCAGGCCTGGATCTCAGAGGGCAACACACCAAGGAACTGCTCCAAAACCAGCAGCTCTATCATCTGCTCTTTAGAGCATGACTCAGGGTGCAGCCATTGGTGACAGAACTCTCGAAGCCGGGACAGCGCCTCTCGGGGCCCCTCTGCCTCCTCATAGCAGAAACCCCGGAATCGGAGTCGTGCAGCCTCAGGCTCCTCAATGGTGGTGTTGGAGTCCCTGAGGGATACGTGTGAGGGACCCAGAGGAGATGACATTCTTGTTTTGAAGGGTCTTTGGGAGCTGACAAGAGGGACCTACAGAAAAGGAGGAATGAGAGTGTCACCTAAGGCCAAAGACACACACCAGACCCTTCCTAGAAGCCAGAAAAGAGAACCCTGAGGCCAGGAGTGCTTCAAGGAAGGTCATGGGAGGTGCGAGCTTATAGCAGTTGAGACCTGGGGGATGCCTTGATGTAAATGCCTGGGTGGAAGGTGTCCATTCTAGGACACTGCAAATGGCCAGCTCAAACATTTGGGTACAACAAAGGACTACTGGAACATGAAGGTGGCTCCCCCAGCACACAAACCATCAGGACAGAGATAGGACCGTCATCCAGGGTAACCTGAGGCttcaggcagaaggcagaagagtTGGCTCTGAGGTCCAAATACATCACCTGGGACAGAGCTGAAAGCCTGGGTGCACTCTCAGGGACCTATATAGGCATGGTGACACTGCTCGCTGATCACAGCCTAACTGTGGATGCCTCACGTTGCCCGTGAAATTCCCAAGCAAAAGACAAACCAAACAGCCCTGTATTGTGTGGAGTCACAAACTGGAACCTGCGTCCCAGTCCTTAAGAGGTTCTGGATTGAAACCGGCTCTCCTGGGGCACCTGTCCTCTCCAGGAGAACTTTAGAGTTGGGGATGTCGGAAAGGGAGAGTCCCGGTGTTTTGTGTTCGAAGGCTGGGGGGCGCTCCTGGAGCTCGGGATGCCATGAGAAGCTGCGCCTTCCCGACCAGGAGTGCACACACCTCCAACGCCTCCGGACGCACCAGGAGCTCAGGGCACTTCCGGGAAGTGACACCGCGCGTCCCACCGCCACTCACAGAACGCCCCTCCTTGCTCGTTACCCTACCGGTCTGGCCAATCCTGCGCCTGCTCCACAGGCACGGCCCCCTCCGCTCGGACTACGTCTCCCGTGAGCCTCAGCAAGGACGACAGCGCGTTTCCAAGGCCTCTCACGCGCGAGACGTTTCGTTTCTGTCCTTGAGCCCGCGGTGCCGCCGCAGAGTTCCGGGGGTACCCTATTTTGATTTGGCAACCGTTCTGCCTTTGCACCCCAACCGAAGGACTCACCCACTGCGGACCGGACTGCGGGATAACCTCCTTGCGCATGTGCACAGCGGACCTGGTTTCTATTGGCTGGTGAGGTATCCTGACCAATTAGAGCTGGCGCTCAGCTCCAGAAGGTATCGTCGCTCCGTGTGTCGCCTAGGTAACAGCCAGTGCACAGCCCTTGCTGTTCCCAAAGCAACACTGTAAGCGTCGCCCTAGGGCGGAGAAGGCCTAGGTGGCTGTTCTAGACGATCCCGGTGGGAGACAGTGTTGGGTGAGGAAGACCCAGTATGGCCTCTGTTACACCCCCTTAAGCTCCCGGGATATTGTGGGGGCAATAGGCCCATGGGGTGGGCAAGCGTTCAGAGGAGGTAATCGTGATTACCCCCTCACTAACAGTCTTAGATAACAGTACTCCAAATGAAGATGGAGGTTTCTATCTGAGATAATGGGACACACTTAACCTTTAATTTGGAGGCTGCAGTTAGACAAATTGACCTATATTAATTTTTGggaaaaaagctttttaaaaataagttaatggggctggagagatggcccagag is from Microtus pennsylvanicus isolate mMicPen1 chromosome 1, mMicPen1.hap1, whole genome shotgun sequence and encodes:
- the Znf446 gene encoding LOW QUALITY PROTEIN: zinc finger protein 446 (The sequence of the model RefSeq protein was modified relative to this genomic sequence to represent the inferred CDS: inserted 1 base in 1 codon), whose protein sequence is MRKEVIPQSGPQWVSPSVGVQRXERLPNQNRVPPELCGGTAGSRTETKRLARERPWKRAVVLAEAHGRRSPSGGGRACGAGAGLARPVPLVSSQRPFKTRMSSPLGPSHVSLRDSNTTIEEPEAARLRFRGFCYEEAEGPREALSRLREFCHQWLHPESCSKEQMIELLVLEQFLGVLPSEIQAWVRGQQPRSPEEAAALVEELQHDPGQLLSWITAHILKPKVLLTVQKTKESSESHHLSVATESSEAGPAGAAQDVGLDRATQINCGVKEEANADGQEMVSPSPLLPAQKPEGHLGHQEPASTAFHPGRIQEWGLLDSSQKELYWGVMLEKYGTVVSQASLPLLEPDVQVESELRPAHATGPESLRRHLPEVGAIAGPGLVQACTSSPSDETQSPCKDPSALSPSPLLEAPARPAPRKLYTCEQCGLSFDWKSVFVIHHRTHLSGSGLERPPQVHREPAIGHSTGLRGYACVECGRSFSWKSQLVIHRKSHAGRAGEMAQRLRALPALPKVLSSIPSNHMVAHNHL